A region of the Thermodesulfobacteriota bacterium genome:
GCGGAAGAGGGAAAATAGCTATAAGTACTGATGGGTTAGGTGGTGGCAGGGGGGCGGGCGCACCAATCCCGGGGACGGGCTTTTATGAATCTTTTCGTCTACAGTGTATCTTAAGGGGTTCTGTCTTTGGGCGTGATTCCGAGTTGCCGGATGAGGCGCGAGAGGTAGGTCCGTTGGAGGCCCAGGAGTTCCGCTGCCCTGGTCTGGTTCCCGCCGGTCTTCTTGAGCGTTTGCTCTATTACGTGGCGCTTGTGGCTTTCCACCGCGTCGTGGAACGGTTTTAACGCCTCCGCGGTCTCCGTTCTAAGCGGTGCGCCGCATTCCAGAAGGGTGATATCCTCGGGGTTAATCCGCCCGTCCCGGTCCATGACCACGGCATGCTCGATAACGTTTTTAAGCTCCCGGATATTGCCGGGCCACGGGCAGTTTCTAAGAACGGCCAGCGCGTCGGCGGTAATGGCCGGCTTTTCTTTCTTAAAATTCCGGCTGAATATCTCCAGGTAGTGGTCGACCAGGAGGAGCAGGTCCTCGGTGCGCTCCCTCAAGGGTGGGAGGTCCAATGTGATGACGTGCAGGCGGTAGTAGAGGTCGCTCCGGAACTTTTCGGTGGAGACCAGTTCTTTAAGGTCCTTGTTGGTCGCCGAGACGACCCTTACGTCCACGGGGACGGGTTCCCTGCCCCCGACGCGCTGGATCTCCCGCTCTTCAAGCACGCGTAGCAGCCGGGCCTGCATGGCGGGAGAGATATCGCCCACCTCGTCCATGAAGAGCGTCCCTCCGTCGGCCGCCTCGAATATGCCCTGCTTTCGGGAGAGCGCCCCGGTGAAGGCCCCTTTCTCGTAACCGAAGAGCTCGGCCTCCAGGATGCTTTCGGGCAGAGCCGTGCAGTTTATTGCCAGGAACTTCATATCGCGCCTCGGTCCGGCCAGGTGGACGGCCCTGGCAAGGAGCTCCTTCCCAGTGCCGGTCTCGCCCGTAATGAGAACGGTCGAGTCGACTTGAGCGACCATCCGGGTCCGCTCGAAGAGCTCCTGCATCACCTCACTCTTCCCGACTATCCCGAAGAAGTCGGACTCCCTCTGGATGCCGGTCTTGAGATTTTCGTTCTCCCGGGCGAGCGCCCTCTTCTCCATGGCGGATACGAGCTGCATCCGCCGCGCCTCCCTTACCCCCCGGAGATGGTTGAAGAGGAGCGGCACTATCTCTCGCCTGGTCCGTGCGACCTCGGGGTGCGCCTTCGGGACTTCCATGGCTTTCCATTTATAGAGATAGCGGGAGTAGGGCGCGTTGAAGATCCGACCTTTTCCGAGGGTATATTCGAGCGGGCCGTTCTTAAGGGTGCCGCCGCGCACTATTTCGTAGGCGGCATTTTCCTCCTTACGGTCGTGCGGGCTCGTCCCCGCCCGGGCGGTGAGGACGCTTACCGCGCCGCCTTCGGACCTTACGACCATTTCTTCTGGGTCTTCCGGGCTTACGGGGCAGTCCGGGGAGAAGGGGAGGGTTTCGGTCTTGAGGTATATCTTCCTCGCCGTGGCTACCGCCTTATCCGAAGCGGACTCCACTATGGACAACCGGTCCCCGTCCTCTTCCACCCGGTAGCCCTCGAACTCGCCGACGACGGTCTCGATCTTTATCTGGGAGAGCTGCTCGACGCAGGCGGCGTCCTCGACGTAGTCGAACATCCCGGTAAAGCCCTCATAGTTCCCCCGGACCATCTGGGTGCCGGAGATCGAAGGCACCACGCTCGGGGCGAACCTTGAGAGGAGGACGACCTCGTTAGCGTCTGGAGATGGCGTGGCGGACGGGGTGAGGCACTGGAGTTTCAGGTAGTTGCCGTAGCCCCCGGCCCAGAGGTTGGAGTAGAGGAGTATCTGTTCGATATCGTTAAGGAGCTTTACTATGACCTCCAGGAGCGAGGGCGCCCGGCCGGGCTCGAAGTAGTCCCTGGCGGCGAGGTAGGCGACGTCCTTCCTGCCCGTCGCCCTTTCCGCGGCCCGGACCAGCTTTTTTAATACGTGGTGGGGGATCCAGTTGTTGTGGTCCTTAAGGAAAGTTTTCGGGTCCTCGATAGCGGCCGAGGGGGCGACGCTCTCCAGAATCCCGCTATAGTCGACGTCCGTATCCTTCCCGGTCTTCTCCAGATGGAGGATGATCATCCGGGTAAGGAAGCAACTGGTCCATGGGGATTCGTGGTCCATCTCGAAATAGTCCCGTTTTGGTTTGGTAAAGAAAGG
Encoded here:
- a CDS encoding sigma-54 dependent transcriptional regulator, with translation MDHESPWTSCFLTRMIILHLEKTGKDTDVDYSGILESVAPSAAIEDPKTFLKDHNNWIPHHVLKKLVRAAERATGRKDVAYLAARDYFEPGRAPSLLEVIVKLLNDIEQILLYSNLWAGGYGNYLKLQCLTPSATPSPDANEVVLLSRFAPSVVPSISGTQMVRGNYEGFTGMFDYVEDAACVEQLSQIKIETVVGEFEGYRVEEDGDRLSIVESASDKAVATARKIYLKTETLPFSPDCPVSPEDPEEMVVRSEGGAVSVLTARAGTSPHDRKEENAAYEIVRGGTLKNGPLEYTLGKGRIFNAPYSRYLYKWKAMEVPKAHPEVARTRREIVPLLFNHLRGVREARRMQLVSAMEKRALARENENLKTGIQRESDFFGIVGKSEVMQELFERTRMVAQVDSTVLITGETGTGKELLARAVHLAGPRRDMKFLAINCTALPESILEAELFGYEKGAFTGALSRKQGIFEAADGGTLFMDEVGDISPAMQARLLRVLEEREIQRVGGREPVPVDVRVVSATNKDLKELVSTEKFRSDLYYRLHVITLDLPPLRERTEDLLLLVDHYLEIFSRNFKKEKPAITADALAVLRNCPWPGNIRELKNVIEHAVVMDRDGRINPEDITLLECGAPLRTETAEALKPFHDAVESHKRHVIEQTLKKTGGNQTRAAELLGLQRTYLSRLIRQLGITPKDRTP